A section of the Amblyomma americanum isolate KBUSLIRL-KWMA chromosome 2, ASM5285725v1, whole genome shotgun sequence genome encodes:
- the IFT20 gene encoding intraflagellar transport 20 isoform X1 — protein sequence MANEVFLRAGIYVDELNKIRIADPDATRQTQELKDGCHKFIERMTEFQSVVDKYIAISDKLAAEVEQEKLKAIGSRNLLKSVAKDREMQQQQLQALVLEKKIELERLRIQLNALKREEAEQNDLIEQFSMQS from the exons ATGGCGAACGAGGTGTTCTTGCGAGCTGGGATTTACGTTGACGAGTTGAACAAGATTCGTATTGCAGATCCAGATGCTACCAGACAAACGCAGGAGCTGAAGGATGGCTGCCACAAATTTATTGAGA GGATGACGGAATTCCAGAGTGTAGTGGACAAATACATTGCAATATCCGATAAACTGGCGGCAGAAGTGGAACAAGAAAAACTAAAG GCCATCGGGTCAAGGAACCTGCTGAAGTCAGTGGCAAAAGACCGCGAaatgcaacagcagcagctccaAGCCCTTGTTCTTGAGAAGAAGATAGAGCTAGAAAG ACTGAGAATACAGCTGAATGCTTTGAAGAGAGAGGAAGCCGAACAAAATGATCTGATTGAGCAGTTTTCAATGCAGTCATAA
- the IFT20 gene encoding intraflagellar transport 20 isoform X2: MANEVFLRAGIYVDELNKIRIADPDATRQTQELKDGCHKFIERMTEFQSVVDKYIAISDKLAAEVEQEKLKAIGSRNLLKSVAKDREMQQQQLQALVLEKKIELESS; the protein is encoded by the exons ATGGCGAACGAGGTGTTCTTGCGAGCTGGGATTTACGTTGACGAGTTGAACAAGATTCGTATTGCAGATCCAGATGCTACCAGACAAACGCAGGAGCTGAAGGATGGCTGCCACAAATTTATTGAGA GGATGACGGAATTCCAGAGTGTAGTGGACAAATACATTGCAATATCCGATAAACTGGCGGCAGAAGTGGAACAAGAAAAACTAAAG GCCATCGGGTCAAGGAACCTGCTGAAGTCAGTGGCAAAAGACCGCGAaatgcaacagcagcagctccaAGCCCTTGTTCTTGAGAAGAAGATAGAGCTAGAAAG cTCCTGA